The Shinella zoogloeoides genome includes a region encoding these proteins:
- a CDS encoding DUF982 domain-containing protein, with the protein MDTSLLIDWPAGVAINLEALGGPFMVGSTREAAILLTDCWPIDHGRAFIHALEVCADALEEEAQDEDVRRAFVEAAEEAHILMHLQ; encoded by the coding sequence ATGGATACGTCCTTGCTCATAGACTGGCCGGCCGGCGTCGCGATCAACCTGGAAGCCCTGGGTGGGCCCTTCATGGTGGGGTCGACGCGGGAAGCCGCTATCCTCCTGACGGACTGCTGGCCCATCGATCATGGCCGCGCCTTCATTCATGCGCTGGAAGTCTGTGCGGACGCCCTGGAAGAGGAGGCGCAGGACGAAGACGTCCGCCGCGCCTTCGTGGAAGCGGCGGAAGAAGCGCATATCCTCATGCACCTGCAGTAG
- a CDS encoding AzlD domain-containing protein: MTGSFLLTVAICAAITICIRALPIVFLAGARLPAFAMAWLGFIPSSIMIAIVTLELVKYAGEDGGTAATVAAAVGCTVVAFLTRSLFATVLVGVILYLGVMLIP, translated from the coding sequence ATGACAGGCTCCTTCCTGCTGACCGTCGCGATCTGCGCGGCGATCACCATCTGCATCCGCGCCCTGCCCATCGTCTTCCTGGCCGGCGCAAGATTGCCGGCCTTCGCCATGGCCTGGCTCGGCTTCATCCCCTCCAGCATCATGATCGCGATCGTGACGCTGGAACTGGTGAAATATGCCGGCGAGGATGGCGGAACAGCCGCGACCGTGGCGGCTGCCGTGGGCTGCACGGTGGTGGCGTTCCTGACGCGCAGCCTCTTTGCGACCGTGCTCGTCGGCGTGATCCTCTATCTCGGCGTGATGCTGATACCCTGA
- a CDS encoding AzlC family ABC transporter permease: MPEQNITAAGARSAFIEGVIACGPTILGYWSIGFASGAIGAISGFSISEILLLSALLYAGSAQFLFYSLWTAGAGPSAVVLAVLLVNIRYLLMSSYLARFFSGASTMQKFISGVLLTDETFGVATQFATGRGALPYRWMLGLNVAAYVNWIVANFMGALFAAVIPAGISHGLGFSLTAMFIGLLALNYFGSARKRLEIVAMVTSAAAVLATMRVLDVNVSVLVATALAATICATALQIRERRGMPS, encoded by the coding sequence ATGCCAGAACAGAACATCACGGCAGCCGGTGCGCGCTCCGCATTCATCGAGGGCGTCATCGCCTGCGGGCCGACGATCCTCGGCTATTGGAGCATCGGCTTCGCCTCCGGCGCCATCGGCGCGATCTCGGGTTTCAGCATCAGCGAGATCCTGCTGCTTTCCGCCCTGCTCTATGCGGGCTCCGCGCAGTTCCTCTTCTATTCCCTCTGGACGGCGGGGGCGGGGCCGTCGGCGGTCGTGCTGGCGGTGCTACTCGTCAATATCCGCTACCTGCTGATGAGTTCCTATCTCGCGCGCTTCTTCTCGGGCGCCTCGACCATGCAGAAATTCATCAGCGGCGTTCTGCTGACCGACGAGACCTTCGGCGTCGCCACGCAGTTCGCGACGGGACGCGGGGCGCTGCCCTATCGCTGGATGCTCGGGCTCAACGTGGCGGCCTATGTAAACTGGATCGTCGCAAATTTCATGGGTGCCCTCTTCGCGGCGGTCATCCCCGCCGGCATCTCGCATGGCCTCGGTTTCAGCCTGACGGCCATGTTCATCGGGCTGCTGGCGCTCAACTATTTCGGCAGCGCCCGGAAGCGGCTGGAGATCGTGGCGATGGTCACGTCGGCCGCCGCCGTGCTGGCGACGATGCGCGTCCTCGACGTCAATGTCTCCGTCCTGGTCGCGACGGCCCTCGCCGCGACGATCTGCGCGACCGCGCTGCAAATCCGGGAACGCCGGGGGATGCCGTCATGA